Proteins encoded in a region of the Ornithodoros turicata isolate Travis chromosome 3, ASM3712646v1, whole genome shotgun sequence genome:
- the LOC135388453 gene encoding uncharacterized protein LOC135388453 — MSKRSHLGNKDAKQRVREYGTEDFYEDGGLLFCRPCAKTIDHQRKSTIDDHIRSSSHRKNVGKAKVDPTASGSGLQKRTRLQTLETVLTAKEAREDLVLEFLDMLVSANIPIEKTDHPKVRTFLQKRVTNGGSVPLAKNLRNRLPELFAKHQSALKGMFSGATVSVVIDETTDDRAKSVVNVLFVKASSTGDSLQPVLVDVTFTNEVNAAVIGRIVVKALTTYGVEFEDVTALVTDSASYMKKAFRECIQPLCSNAVHVTCVAHGVNLIGATMYKSFPLVDKYVGDMKKAFRLSSGKRALFKAHLQECGVENPRAPPAPVKTRWNSWIEAVELHSEYFEHYPSLLEKVQERYGDAAGVDSLVSMMQEIYTELKYTTRCIAIFGKKVASLLKAAEGQEVAAHKVYNALFALWGYLKAASLEDYGALMRQEGVQDDEAAYVGEQIRSGMCQAARKAQELLEKSDTWKFFKSMRALDPLQLKSMSHELCDYENIPGIGRDAGNLAAEWLLYINTAKDCKSSDRDLAPSVSKQVDPPPQPFDIIGFWDGMKTLTPALASIAVKYLCVPINSVDAERSFSRYKMIVSDKRHSLSDENTKYHLMLSHNSFLML, encoded by the coding sequence ATGTCTAAGCGGTCCCATCTGGGAAACAAAGATGCCAAACAACGGGTACGTGAGTACGGCACGGAGGACTTTTACGAAGACGGCGGTTTACTTTTCTGCCGGCCTTGCGCGAAAACTATTGACCACCAACGCAAGTCTACGATTGACGACCACATCAGAAGCAGCAGCCACCGGAAAAATGTCGGAAAAGCAAAAGTAGACCCAACGGCGTCTGGATCGGGGCTGCAAAAACGGACCAGGCTGCAAACTTTAGAAACCGTTTTAACGGCAAAAGAGGCAAGGGAGGACCTGGTGCTCGAATTCTTGGACATGCTTGTGTCGGCCAACATTCCAATAGAAAAGACTGACCATCCGAAAGTGCGCACGTTCTTGCAGAAGCGGGTTACAAATGGGGGATCAGTCCCTTTGGCCAAAAATCTTCGGAACAGGCTTCCAGAACTTTTCGCTAAACATCAGTCGGCACTAAAAGGCATGTTCAGCGGTGCCACTGTATCGGTCGTCATCGACGAAACGACCGACGATCGAGCGAAATCCGTTGTGAACGTACTGTTCGTTAAGGCGTCATCAACTGGCGACTCTTTGCAACCAGTCCTTGTGGACGTGACGTTCACAAATGAGGTGAACGCCGCAGTAATCGGCCGGATCGTCGTCAAGGCACTCACGACGTACGGTGTTGAGTTCGAAGACGTAACCGCGCTTGTCACCGACAGCGCGTCATATATGAAGAAAGCATTTCGCGAATGCATCCAACCACTGTGCTCCAACGCCGTCCACGTGACGTGTGTCGCGCATGGTGTCAATCTGATCGGCGCGACTATGTACAAATCATTTCCCCTCGTGGACAAGTACGTTGGGGATATGAAGAAGGCTTTTCGACTTTCTAGCGGAAAGCGCGCACTGTTCAAGGCTCATCTGCAAGAATGTGGTGTGGAAAACCCCAGGGCGCCACCAGCCCCTGTGAAAACCAGATGGAATTCATGGATTGAGGCTGTGGAGCTCCACTCTGAGTACTTTGAGCACTACCCCTCTCTTTTGGAAAAAGTACAAGAAAGGTATGGAGATGCTGCTGGAGTAGACAGTTTAGTTTCCATGatgcaagaaatatatacagagCTTAAGTACACCACTCGGTGTATTGCCATTTTTGGCAAAAAGGTGGCCAGCCTGTTGAAGGCTGCAGAAGGTCAGGAAGTGGCTGCACACAAGGTGTACAATGCCTTGTTTGCACTCTGGGGATACCTTAAAGCAGCATCTTTGGAAGATTACGGCGCCCTTATGAGGCAAGAGGGTGTGCAAGATGATGAAGCTGCTTATGTAGGAGAACAAATAAGAAGCGGAATGTGCCAGGCTGCCCGCAAAGCACAAGAGCTCTTGGAAAAAAGTGACACCTGGAAATTTTTCAAGAGTATGAGGGCCCTAGACCCGCTGCAACTAAAGTCAATGTCACATGAACTTTGTGACTATGAGAACATCCCGGGTATAGGAAGAGATGCTGGAAACCTAGCAGCTGAGTGGTTGCTGTATATCAACACTGCAAAAGACTGCAAGTCTTCTGACCGTGACCTGGCCCCATCTGTCTCGAAGCAAGTCGACCCACCGCCACAGCCCTTTGACATCATTGGCTTTTGGGATGGCATGAAGACACTGACGCCGGCACTGGCATCAATTGCAGTCAAGTACCTGTGTGTACCCATAAACTCTGTTGATGCAGAGAGATCATTCAGCAGATATAAGATGATTGTCAGTGATAAACGTCATTCTCTGTCAGATGAGAATACGAAGTACCATCTCATGCTTAGCCACAACAGCTTTTTAATGCTGTAG